Proteins encoded in a region of the Haloarcula sp. CBA1129 genome:
- the mdh gene encoding malate dehydrogenase: MTKVSVVGAAGTVGAAAGYNIALRDIADEVVFVDIPDKEDDTVGQAADTNHGIAYDSNTRVRQGGYEDTAGSDVVVITAGIPRQPGQTRIDLAGDNAPIMEDIQSSLDEHNDDYISLTTSNPVDLLNRHLYEAGDRSREQVIGFGGRLDSARFRYVLSEEFDAPVQNVEGTILGEHGDAQVPVFSKVRVDGTDPEFSDDEKEQLLGDLQESAMDVIERKGATEWGPARGVAHMVEAILHDTGEVLPASVKLEGEFGHEDTAFGVPVRLGSNGVEEIVEWDLDDYEQDLMADAAEKLSDQYDKIS; encoded by the coding sequence ATGACAAAGGTAAGCGTAGTCGGCGCAGCCGGTACGGTCGGCGCAGCCGCAGGGTACAACATCGCGCTCCGTGACATCGCTGATGAAGTCGTCTTCGTGGACATCCCGGACAAGGAAGACGACACGGTCGGGCAGGCTGCCGACACGAACCACGGCATCGCCTACGATTCGAACACGCGCGTCCGGCAGGGCGGCTACGAGGACACCGCCGGCTCGGATGTCGTGGTCATCACGGCCGGGATTCCGCGCCAGCCGGGCCAGACACGCATCGACCTCGCGGGCGACAACGCGCCCATCATGGAGGACATCCAGTCCTCACTGGACGAGCACAACGACGACTACATCTCACTGACCACCTCGAACCCCGTCGACTTGCTCAACCGCCACCTCTACGAGGCCGGCGATCGTTCGCGCGAGCAGGTCATCGGCTTCGGCGGCCGTCTGGACTCCGCGCGGTTCCGCTACGTGCTGAGCGAGGAGTTCGACGCGCCGGTCCAGAACGTCGAAGGGACGATTCTCGGGGAGCACGGCGACGCACAGGTCCCCGTGTTCTCGAAGGTCCGCGTCGACGGGACCGACCCCGAGTTCAGCGACGACGAGAAGGAACAGCTGCTGGGCGACCTGCAGGAGTCCGCGATGGACGTCATCGAGCGCAAGGGCGCGACCGAGTGGGGGCCAGCCCGCGGTGTCGCGCACATGGTCGAAGCCATCCTCCACGACACCGGCGAGGTGCTGCCGGCCTCGGTCAAGCTAGAGGGCGAGTTCGGGCACGAGGACACCGCTTTCGGTGTCCCGGTCCGCCTCGGCAGTAACGGCGTCGAAGAGATCGTCGAGTGGGACCTCGACGACTACGAGCAGGACCTGATGGCCGACGCCGCCGAGAAGCTCTCCGACCAGTACGACAAAATCTCGTAA
- a CDS encoding Sjogren's syndrome/scleroderma autoantigen 1 family protein, with protein MSDFDKEAEREKLREKFEKEEDNRAATEQMSELLLKGATMTNAHCSECGDPIFRYDGQEFCPTCQKPVARDTQENGADTSDADGQEGQADDGDQIEVADPSDEARVQFGDDSNEPERTAAESGATGGQTAPDAPPAAPQGTSRSDPSANTPPTPPEAGDDRTTQPRRNPAAPSQDARPGAPTPAERTTESEPQSGTGSQDPPVSARQPSSPEGETGDVAANLDAASALLAETVHRFAERAAATENPREAREHLQAAREAAEALDAARF; from the coding sequence ATGAGCGACTTCGACAAGGAAGCCGAACGCGAGAAACTCCGCGAGAAGTTCGAGAAAGAGGAGGATAACCGGGCGGCGACCGAACAGATGAGCGAACTCCTGTTGAAGGGGGCGACGATGACGAACGCCCACTGCAGCGAGTGTGGCGACCCCATCTTCCGCTACGATGGTCAGGAGTTCTGTCCGACCTGTCAGAAGCCGGTCGCTCGCGACACGCAGGAAAACGGGGCGGATACGTCGGATGCTGACGGGCAGGAGGGGCAGGCCGACGACGGTGACCAGATCGAAGTCGCCGACCCCAGCGACGAGGCCCGCGTCCAGTTCGGCGACGACAGCAACGAGCCGGAGCGGACTGCGGCCGAATCCGGAGCGACGGGCGGGCAGACTGCACCGGACGCACCTCCCGCCGCACCTCAGGGAACATCCCGTTCGGACCCATCGGCGAACACGCCGCCAACTCCACCCGAAGCGGGGGACGACAGGACCACACAGCCCCGGCGCAATCCCGCGGCACCCTCTCAGGACGCTCGACCCGGCGCTCCGACACCCGCTGAGCGGACCACTGAATCCGAGCCGCAGTCTGGGACCGGTTCACAGGACCCCCCCGTTTCCGCTCGACAGCCCTCGTCACCCGAAGGCGAGACCGGTGACGTTGCGGCAAATCTGGACGCGGCGTCCGCACTACTGGCCGAGACGGTTCACCGCTTCGCCGAGCGCGCCGCGGCGACCGAGAACCCACGCGAGGCTCGCGAACATCTTCAGGCAGCCCGAGAAGCGGCGGAAGCGTTGGACGCGGCGCGGTTCTGA